Proteins co-encoded in one Bremerella sp. TYQ1 genomic window:
- a CDS encoding DUF1156 domain-containing protein: MTEHPVISPKKLIEVALPLDVINKASVREGYIYRGNPSALHKWWAQRPLAAARAVIFSQLVNDPEDVWRIRNPNATPNSQVKGHWTKQRERLFQIIEQLVVWENTNDAEVLALAHKEIRRSWKDVCELNQDHPESPTLFDPESLPSVYDPFAGGGTIPLEAQRLGLIPHATDLNPVAVLLNKAMVDFPARFSGKPAANSSTRDEKSLLDREWSGIAGIEEDIRKYGRRILEEVRKRIGEYFPTISPSVQMRDDEEDVSHRGRELPVIAWLWARSVKSPNPAFSHVDVPLTTTFVLSSRKGKEAFVEPIISSVGYSFVVRHGTPPSSAKKGTKAGRGAKFRCVMSQTPIEPEYIKAEAMAGRMGKVLMAIVAIGEEGRTYLSPTAFHEDTANSAKLRHRDQSIEVPIAEDPRPMTCLLYGMKRFDQLFLERQKVALTTISDVIKEFIPVISSEALAAGYPEDQTPLCRGGSGALAYSEALATYLTFALDKTATYNCALVPWNAKESRPNNLFTRQAIPILWDVVELNPLEDIGGTFIASVNIVAGSLAGVAPAGRVGIIEQHSATDPPILGCKPFVSTDPPYYDNIGYADLSDFFYVWLRRTLRDCFPELLATINTPKSDELVATAFRHGGKNKAEKFFLKGMAKAMENIAKQAHPAAPITIYYAFKQSDTSNEEGTSSAGWMTFLQAVLDSGLAVTGTWPIRTERSGRMRDAGSNALASSIVLVCRPRTTTSTSISRRDFIRELNTTLPAAMDAMTREAEELPSPVAPVDLSQAIIGPGMAVFSKYSAVLEADGAAMSVKNALQLINRFLAEDDFDSDTQFCLHWFEQHGWENNVFGSADVLARAKDTSVNGLAEAGVVQSGGGKVRLLKWNEYPADWDPSKDFRTPVWEALHHLIRALKQGGESAAGKVLEGVASKAEAARQLAYRLYTLCERKGWAEDARAYNELITSWPAIESAAPKIEQRELF; encoded by the coding sequence ATGACGGAACACCCTGTTATTTCTCCAAAGAAACTCATTGAAGTAGCTTTGCCGCTCGACGTAATCAACAAGGCCTCCGTCAGGGAAGGTTACATTTACAGAGGAAATCCATCCGCACTTCATAAGTGGTGGGCCCAACGACCATTGGCTGCAGCTCGGGCCGTGATTTTTTCGCAACTTGTGAATGACCCAGAAGATGTGTGGAGGATTCGCAATCCAAACGCGACGCCTAATTCGCAAGTTAAGGGACACTGGACAAAACAACGCGAGCGGTTGTTTCAGATTATTGAACAGCTGGTTGTATGGGAGAACACGAATGATGCTGAAGTGCTTGCACTTGCACACAAGGAAATTCGTCGATCATGGAAGGACGTGTGTGAACTAAATCAAGACCACCCTGAATCACCTACACTTTTTGATCCCGAGTCTCTCCCGTCTGTGTACGATCCGTTCGCAGGAGGAGGCACCATTCCGCTCGAGGCCCAGCGTCTTGGGCTAATTCCACACGCCACAGACCTTAATCCGGTTGCAGTCCTTCTCAATAAAGCGATGGTTGACTTTCCTGCGAGGTTTTCTGGGAAGCCGGCAGCAAACAGTTCCACAAGAGACGAAAAAAGTCTGCTTGATCGTGAGTGGTCAGGCATCGCAGGAATCGAAGAAGATATCCGCAAGTACGGGCGAAGGATTCTCGAGGAGGTTCGGAAAAGAATAGGCGAGTATTTCCCAACGATTTCACCATCCGTCCAGATGAGAGATGACGAGGAAGATGTATCGCACCGTGGACGTGAATTACCTGTTATCGCTTGGTTGTGGGCCCGATCTGTAAAAAGCCCCAATCCTGCGTTTTCACATGTCGACGTTCCTCTAACCACTACGTTCGTATTAAGTAGCAGGAAAGGAAAAGAGGCCTTTGTCGAACCAATCATTTCATCCGTCGGCTATTCGTTTGTTGTGAGGCATGGAACACCGCCGAGTTCAGCCAAAAAAGGCACAAAGGCGGGACGAGGTGCGAAATTTCGCTGCGTAATGTCACAAACCCCAATAGAGCCGGAGTATATAAAAGCGGAAGCTATGGCCGGGCGTATGGGCAAAGTGTTGATGGCCATTGTTGCAATTGGTGAGGAAGGTCGAACTTACTTATCCCCAACAGCTTTTCATGAAGATACTGCGAATTCAGCGAAACTACGTCATCGGGATCAAAGTATTGAGGTGCCAATTGCTGAAGACCCGCGTCCAATGACATGTCTTTTGTACGGCATGAAGCGGTTTGACCAACTCTTCTTGGAAAGACAGAAAGTTGCCTTAACTACGATCAGTGATGTGATTAAGGAGTTTATCCCAGTCATCTCAAGTGAGGCGTTAGCGGCAGGGTATCCAGAGGATCAAACACCGCTTTGTAGAGGCGGCTCTGGTGCACTGGCTTATTCTGAAGCTCTCGCAACGTACCTCACTTTCGCTCTAGATAAAACCGCAACTTACAACTGTGCCTTGGTGCCATGGAACGCTAAGGAAAGTCGCCCTAATAATTTGTTCACGCGTCAAGCAATACCAATTCTCTGGGATGTCGTTGAACTCAATCCGCTTGAAGATATTGGGGGGACATTCATAGCCTCAGTTAACATTGTCGCGGGAAGCTTAGCTGGAGTTGCTCCCGCTGGTCGTGTTGGCATTATCGAGCAGCACAGTGCAACCGATCCGCCAATACTTGGCTGCAAGCCATTCGTTTCAACGGATCCTCCGTACTATGACAACATAGGATATGCGGATCTATCGGACTTTTTTTACGTTTGGCTGAGACGGACTTTGCGAGATTGCTTTCCGGAGTTGCTCGCCACTATCAATACGCCCAAAAGCGACGAGTTAGTAGCGACAGCCTTCCGACATGGTGGCAAGAACAAGGCGGAAAAGTTCTTTTTGAAGGGTATGGCGAAAGCGATGGAAAACATCGCGAAACAGGCCCATCCGGCAGCTCCGATAACAATCTATTACGCATTCAAACAGTCTGACACTTCCAATGAAGAGGGAACTTCTTCTGCGGGATGGATGACATTTTTGCAGGCAGTATTGGATTCCGGTCTCGCAGTGACTGGTACTTGGCCCATTAGAACTGAACGCTCAGGTCGTATGCGAGATGCTGGGTCAAACGCACTCGCTTCATCAATAGTTTTGGTGTGTCGGCCACGTACGACAACTTCGACTTCTATTTCGCGTCGGGACTTCATACGCGAATTGAACACCACGCTACCTGCGGCAATGGACGCGATGACACGTGAAGCCGAAGAGCTTCCGTCACCTGTAGCACCGGTGGATCTGTCTCAAGCGATTATTGGGCCAGGTATGGCAGTCTTCTCGAAGTACTCTGCGGTACTTGAGGCGGATGGGGCCGCAATGTCAGTAAAAAACGCCCTTCAACTAATCAATCGGTTCTTGGCTGAGGACGACTTCGATTCGGATACACAATTTTGCTTGCACTGGTTTGAACAACATGGTTGGGAGAACAATGTGTTTGGATCGGCGGATGTTCTTGCCCGTGCAAAGGACACAAGTGTTAATGGACTGGCTGAAGCGGGGGTCGTTCAAAGTGGTGGAGGTAAGGTTCGGCTTCTCAAGTGGAATGAATATCCCGCTGATTGGGATCCCTCCAAAGATTTCCGCACCCCTGTCTGGGAAGCATTGCACCATCTGATCCGAGCTTTAAAGCAAGGCGGCGAATCCGCAGCTGGCAAGGTGCTCGAGGGTGTCGCCTCAAAAGCCGAAGCAGCTCGACAACTTGCCTATCGCCTTTACACACTATGCGAGCGTAAGGGCTGGGCCGAAGACGCCCGGGCTTACAACGAGCTCATTACTTCATGGCCAGCAATCGAATCTGCTGCACCGAAAATCGAACAACGGGAACTGTTTTAG
- a CDS encoding helicase-related protein, whose amino-acid sequence MGLEASGVATIAALVPISDDSVQVIYKTGDGSLKDRLLGRADEENISIAEAERPWSFEGDGEAFKLAVEAKRIDLAFLFDPMMAVHTSNVEPLPHQITAVYESMLPRQPLRYVLADDPGAGKTIMAGLYIRELVMRADARRIVIVSPGSLVEQWRDELWEKFGLEFRVFSRELELASPSGNPFEDHDRLILRLDQMSRNEELRDKLCSAQWDLAIFDEAHKCSAHYYGNKLERTKRFILAEQLGGVSRHLLLMTATPHNGKEEDYQLFLSLLDSDRFYGKFRDGVHKVDASDVMRRMVKEELVRFDGTPLFPERRAYTVNYTLSDKEAALYEAVTNYVKTEMGKAEALGGQRKGSVGFALTALQRRLASSPEAIFQSLKRRRDRLEKRLREEQLHQRGQRLLAETLEAPPEDDDDLNAEEQEELEEELVDRATASQTPEELQAEILILEGLEQQAKDVVGSGEDRKWDELSRILQDAPELKDANGRLRKLIIFTEHKDTLYYLHAKIGGVLGDMDAIVTIHGSVKRDDRRRAQALFRSDPDIRVLIATDAAGEGVNLQNAHLMVNYDLPWNPNRLEQRFGRIHRIGQTEVCHLWNLVAKETREGDVYHRLLTKLEVENVALKGRVFDILGEVFEEVSLKNLLMDAIKYSDLPETRAKLQQQIDHAFGEEHLKSILNRNALSQETLGPERLFSVKEEMEKAEARRLQPYFVRSFFTEAFNRVGGTMHPRESERFEVTHVPASLRERDRRITGRNRRDQTPVLRRYERVCFTKEAVQPLDKPGMAPAVMLHPGHPLMLAVSDIILEENANLLQQGAVLIDPADDGDQPWLLFMLTHEVKSGDGEVISKRLQFVRVTNEGEATFAGWAPHLDLEPVPEDAKELAREQLEAEWLTGNHEQRALALAASTLVPEHFKEVSGRRIAHVDKTLHAVNERLTKEIDFWTDRWMKLSEDKEAGKDVRLNLENARRTINDLQGRLDNRKKSLQSMRHVTSGTPVALSGALVLPAGLLKKLRGDAPSPGQLSHDQVARMRIEQLAMDAITEIEQSQGCRVEDVAAAKCGWDITSYPPSVDGKQPDAKHIEVKGRAAGAETVTVTRNEMLYALNQADKFILAIVQINKDESIKSVHYLKTPFDSEPPWGTSSINFNVKDLLERGEQLR is encoded by the coding sequence GTGGGACTTGAAGCATCGGGCGTCGCCACGATTGCCGCTCTGGTTCCTATCTCTGACGACTCCGTCCAAGTCATCTACAAGACTGGTGACGGATCGCTCAAGGACCGGCTTCTCGGTCGAGCTGATGAAGAGAACATCAGTATCGCCGAAGCGGAACGCCCATGGTCGTTCGAGGGAGATGGTGAAGCGTTCAAGCTGGCCGTTGAGGCCAAGCGAATTGACCTTGCGTTCCTGTTCGACCCGATGATGGCGGTGCACACGTCCAACGTCGAACCACTGCCCCACCAGATTACTGCCGTTTACGAATCCATGCTGCCGCGGCAGCCACTCCGGTACGTCCTTGCCGACGATCCCGGTGCTGGTAAGACCATCATGGCTGGCCTCTACATCCGCGAGCTGGTCATGCGGGCCGATGCCCGGCGAATCGTCATCGTGTCACCAGGTAGTCTCGTCGAACAGTGGCGAGACGAACTCTGGGAAAAGTTTGGGTTAGAGTTTCGAGTGTTCTCGCGAGAGCTGGAGCTGGCTTCACCTAGCGGAAACCCATTTGAAGATCATGACCGACTTATTCTTCGACTCGACCAGATGTCTCGCAATGAGGAACTACGGGACAAGTTGTGTAGCGCCCAGTGGGATCTGGCGATCTTCGATGAGGCCCACAAGTGCTCCGCCCACTATTACGGAAACAAGTTGGAACGGACTAAGCGGTTCATCCTGGCAGAGCAACTCGGTGGTGTCTCCCGACATCTACTGCTGATGACCGCCACTCCACACAACGGAAAGGAAGAGGACTATCAGCTCTTCCTTTCGCTACTGGACTCCGACAGATTTTATGGCAAGTTCCGTGACGGTGTTCACAAGGTCGACGCTTCGGACGTCATGCGTCGGATGGTCAAGGAAGAGCTGGTACGCTTTGATGGTACTCCGCTATTCCCCGAGAGACGCGCTTATACGGTCAACTATACGCTCTCAGACAAGGAAGCAGCTCTCTACGAAGCCGTCACGAATTACGTGAAAACAGAAATGGGCAAGGCAGAAGCCCTCGGTGGTCAACGGAAAGGATCCGTTGGCTTCGCATTGACGGCCCTGCAGCGGAGATTGGCGTCTAGTCCGGAGGCGATCTTCCAGTCGCTCAAACGCAGACGCGACCGGCTTGAAAAGCGGCTTCGGGAAGAGCAGCTGCATCAGCGGGGGCAACGGCTGTTGGCTGAGACTTTAGAAGCTCCGCCCGAAGATGATGATGACCTGAATGCGGAGGAGCAAGAGGAGCTCGAAGAAGAACTGGTCGATCGAGCGACCGCCTCGCAAACTCCAGAGGAACTTCAAGCAGAGATTCTGATCCTAGAAGGACTCGAGCAGCAGGCCAAAGACGTGGTCGGTTCCGGTGAAGACCGCAAATGGGATGAATTGTCCCGAATTTTGCAAGACGCTCCAGAACTCAAGGATGCGAACGGTCGTCTTCGAAAGTTAATCATCTTCACCGAGCATAAGGACACGTTGTATTACCTGCATGCCAAGATCGGCGGCGTTCTCGGCGACATGGACGCCATCGTGACTATCCATGGCAGCGTAAAACGAGATGATCGCCGTCGGGCCCAAGCCCTATTCCGTAGCGATCCGGACATCCGCGTCCTGATTGCCACCGATGCTGCTGGGGAAGGTGTCAACCTCCAGAACGCCCATCTAATGGTCAACTATGACCTGCCCTGGAATCCAAACCGGTTGGAACAGCGATTCGGTCGAATCCATCGTATCGGCCAGACTGAGGTTTGCCATCTCTGGAACCTGGTCGCCAAAGAAACCCGCGAAGGTGATGTTTACCATCGGCTGCTCACAAAACTTGAAGTCGAGAACGTCGCCTTGAAAGGTCGGGTTTTCGACATCCTGGGCGAGGTTTTTGAGGAGGTCAGCCTCAAGAACCTGCTTATGGATGCGATCAAATACAGTGATCTTCCGGAAACGCGAGCCAAGCTCCAGCAGCAAATCGACCACGCATTCGGAGAAGAACACCTCAAGTCGATTCTCAACCGGAATGCTTTATCCCAGGAAACTCTTGGGCCAGAACGGCTGTTTTCCGTCAAGGAAGAGATGGAAAAGGCAGAAGCGCGCCGGTTGCAACCCTATTTCGTGCGATCGTTCTTCACCGAAGCATTTAATCGGGTCGGCGGCACAATGCACCCCCGTGAGAGTGAGCGATTTGAGGTCACACATGTTCCGGCCTCTCTACGTGAACGGGATCGCCGCATCACGGGCCGAAATCGACGGGATCAGACGCCGGTTTTGAGGCGATACGAACGGGTATGCTTTACCAAAGAGGCGGTCCAACCTCTGGACAAGCCTGGTATGGCCCCAGCTGTCATGCTGCACCCTGGTCATCCGCTGATGCTGGCGGTTAGTGATATCATCCTTGAGGAAAACGCAAATCTGCTACAGCAAGGTGCAGTGCTCATTGACCCTGCGGATGATGGCGACCAACCGTGGCTGCTGTTCATGCTGACTCACGAAGTCAAATCGGGTGATGGTGAAGTCATCTCTAAACGCCTGCAATTCGTGCGAGTCACGAATGAGGGTGAAGCGACATTCGCAGGCTGGGCACCTCATCTCGATTTGGAGCCGGTCCCGGAGGATGCCAAAGAACTGGCCAGAGAGCAGCTTGAAGCTGAGTGGTTGACTGGGAATCACGAGCAGCGGGCTTTGGCACTCGCCGCTTCGACGCTTGTCCCCGAACACTTCAAGGAAGTCTCAGGGCGTCGAATTGCTCACGTTGATAAGACGCTCCATGCCGTCAACGAGCGGCTCACTAAGGAAATCGACTTCTGGACCGATCGCTGGATGAAGCTCAGTGAGGATAAAGAAGCAGGCAAAGATGTCCGCCTGAACCTCGAAAATGCCCGTCGCACGATCAATGACCTCCAGGGCCGACTGGATAATCGAAAGAAGTCGCTGCAATCCATGCGGCACGTGACTTCCGGGACACCCGTGGCATTAAGTGGTGCGTTGGTCTTGCCAGCTGGACTGCTTAAGAAACTCAGAGGCGACGCTCCTTCTCCAGGTCAACTATCTCACGACCAGGTCGCGAGAATGCGAATTGAGCAACTGGCGATGGATGCGATCACAGAGATTGAACAGTCACAGGGTTGCCGCGTCGAAGATGTTGCGGCAGCCAAGTGCGGTTGGGATATCACGTCTTATCCCCCTTCAGTTGATGGCAAGCAGCCAGACGCGAAGCACATTGAGGTCAAGGGGCGTGCTGCAGGAGCAGAAACCGTAACCGTAACCCGCAACGAAATGCTTTATGCCTTGAATCAGGCTGACAAGTTCATATTGGCGATTGTGCAGATCAATAAAGACGAATCAATCAAGAGTGTTCATTACCTAAAGACGCCATTCGATAGCGAGCCACCCTGGGGAACGTCGTCGATCAATTTCAATGTAAAAGACTTGCTCGAACGAGGAGAGCAACTGCGATGA
- a CDS encoding MerR family DNA-binding transcriptional regulator produces MSQTTLRKYAEAGKFSMRRNPVNGYRLFRRGDLESLLKQIVEPTQKPRAKKG; encoded by the coding sequence GTGTCTCAAACAACCCTGAGAAAGTACGCGGAGGCCGGCAAGTTCAGCATGCGACGGAATCCCGTCAACGGCTATCGGCTGTTTCGACGCGGAGACCTCGAAAGCCTCCTGAAGCAGATTGTCGAGCCAACTCAGAAACCACGAGCCAAGAAAGGGTAA
- a CDS encoding DUF1257 domain-containing protein, producing the protein MSHIVSIQTEVRDPAAIRSACGRLRLPEPIFGKTKLFSSSSTGWAVQLPDWRYPVVCDVATAKIAFDNYGGRWGDQRHLDRFLQGYAVEKAKLEAVKKGHSVIEQTLDDGSIKLTVNVRGNI; encoded by the coding sequence GTGTCACACATCGTTTCCATTCAAACCGAAGTCCGCGACCCTGCTGCCATCCGGTCAGCATGTGGTCGCCTGCGACTTCCCGAGCCGATTTTCGGCAAAACCAAACTGTTCAGTTCGTCGTCGACGGGCTGGGCAGTTCAGCTACCTGATTGGCGTTATCCCGTCGTCTGCGATGTCGCCACTGCAAAGATCGCGTTCGACAACTATGGCGGCCGTTGGGGTGATCAACGCCATCTCGATCGCTTCCTGCAAGGATATGCGGTCGAAAAGGCCAAGCTAGAGGCCGTAAAAAAGGGGCATTCGGTCATCGAGCAAACACTCGATGACGGTTCCATCAAACTCACTGTAAATGTTCGAGGCAATATATGA
- a CDS encoding DUF2997 domain-containing protein, with protein MNRIIEITVATDGQTRVETQGFTGSDCQAASRFLENALGRQQDELLKPAFYQSETLRQATQTGI; from the coding sequence ATGAATCGAATCATCGAAATCACGGTCGCCACCGACGGGCAAACCCGCGTTGAAACCCAAGGCTTTACTGGCTCCGATTGCCAGGCCGCGAGCCGATTTCTGGAAAACGCTCTGGGCCGGCAACAAGACGAACTTCTCAAACCGGCTTTTTATCAGTCGGAGACGCTACGCCAGGCAACCCAGACCGGCATTTAA
- a CDS encoding AAA family ATPase, with protein sequence MTLIQRLGEYVRACFTGLWIESHEHEDALVAVAQLCLQENWQLATWDLEAGLRSPASEANSSAGDPLGVIRTINTLATPDGTTLVILQNFHRFMQSAEIVQALAKQVIAGKQNRTFVVILSPVVSLPVELEKLFVVLEHELPDREQLREIAEGIATEEGEFPDGQDREILLDAAVGLTRFEAEGAFSLSLVRDNRLSAATLWEQKAQMLKKSGLLNLYRGGDDFSRLGGLSALKAFTKRALLQPSRNNPLKRPRGVMLLSPPGCGKSAFCKALGSEVGRPVLILDVGSLLGSLVGQSEERTRAALRTVDAMTPCILMIDEVEKAFSGFQGSSDSGVSARMFGTFLSWLNDHESDVFVVCTANDVSKLPPEFSRSERFDGVFFVDLPGQEEKDAIWNIYRTLFEIDPEQRVPRDDDFTGAEIRACCRLAALLDVSLTQAAQYIVPVAVTSAESVSRLRQWASGRCLNASQAGIYQVGAAQAKSRRRVSRDPSSN encoded by the coding sequence ATGACGCTTATTCAGCGGCTCGGGGAGTACGTGCGCGCGTGCTTCACGGGCCTGTGGATTGAATCGCACGAACATGAGGATGCTCTTGTGGCTGTTGCGCAGCTTTGCCTGCAGGAAAACTGGCAATTGGCAACATGGGATCTGGAAGCTGGGCTGCGATCGCCAGCCAGCGAAGCCAACTCGTCAGCCGGAGATCCTCTGGGAGTGATCCGGACGATCAACACGCTCGCCACACCGGACGGGACTACCTTGGTCATCCTACAGAACTTCCACCGATTCATGCAGTCGGCCGAGATTGTTCAGGCACTCGCCAAGCAGGTCATTGCCGGCAAACAAAACCGTACGTTTGTCGTGATCCTTTCGCCAGTGGTCAGCCTACCTGTGGAACTGGAAAAGTTGTTTGTTGTCTTGGAGCATGAACTACCTGATCGCGAGCAGCTGCGGGAGATTGCCGAAGGGATTGCGACCGAAGAGGGTGAGTTCCCCGACGGCCAGGATCGGGAGATACTACTGGATGCCGCCGTAGGACTGACTCGCTTCGAGGCAGAAGGCGCGTTTAGCCTGTCACTCGTCCGAGATAACCGGCTCAGCGCAGCGACGCTCTGGGAGCAAAAGGCTCAGATGCTCAAGAAGAGCGGGCTCCTGAACCTCTACCGCGGAGGCGACGACTTTAGCCGACTTGGTGGGCTTTCGGCGTTGAAGGCGTTCACGAAACGTGCGTTACTTCAGCCGAGCCGAAACAATCCGCTGAAACGACCTCGGGGCGTGATGCTATTGTCGCCACCTGGCTGTGGCAAGTCCGCGTTCTGTAAGGCCCTTGGAAGCGAAGTTGGCCGCCCCGTTCTGATTTTGGATGTTGGCAGCTTGCTGGGTTCGTTAGTCGGACAAAGTGAAGAGCGAACTCGGGCGGCACTCCGCACAGTTGATGCCATGACTCCCTGCATCCTCATGATCGACGAAGTCGAAAAGGCTTTTTCCGGATTTCAGGGCAGCAGTGACTCCGGAGTATCCGCTCGCATGTTCGGGACGTTCTTGTCTTGGCTCAATGATCACGAGTCTGATGTCTTTGTGGTTTGCACAGCCAATGATGTCAGCAAGCTTCCCCCGGAGTTCAGTCGCAGCGAACGATTCGACGGCGTGTTCTTCGTCGATCTACCGGGACAGGAAGAGAAAGATGCCATTTGGAACATCTATCGAACGCTGTTCGAGATTGATCCAGAACAGCGAGTCCCCAGGGATGACGACTTCACGGGTGCAGAGATCCGAGCGTGCTGCCGGCTTGCCGCCCTATTAGACGTCTCGCTGACGCAGGCCGCTCAGTATATTGTCCCCGTCGCCGTGACCTCAGCAGAGTCGGTATCGCGACTGAGGCAGTGGGCCAGTGGTCGATGTCTGAATGCCTCTCAGGCTGGAATTTACCAAGTCGGTGCGGCACAAGCGAAATCCCGACGACGTGTTTCCCGTGATCCGTCGAGTAACTAG
- a CDS encoding helix-turn-helix domain-containing protein, with translation MATTADILVRFGKRVRELRTEQGYSQEAFADACELDRTYVGGIERGERNLALRNIERIAETLGISLAELMQGL, from the coding sequence ATGGCAACCACGGCAGACATTCTCGTTCGATTTGGCAAGCGAGTCCGGGAACTACGGACAGAGCAAGGCTATTCCCAAGAAGCGTTTGCCGATGCTTGTGAGCTCGATAGGACCTATGTCGGCGGAATCGAGCGTGGCGAAAGGAATCTGGCCTTACGCAATATTGAAAGAATCGCTGAGACGCTCGGCATCTCCTTGGCGGAACTCATGCAGGGTCTTTAG